One Luteibacter aegosomaticola genomic window carries:
- a CDS encoding STAS domain-containing protein, which translates to MIQSASYQLADAPEALAVSGALTFATAASALEAGRAALERGNQSTLDLSGVTQADSAGLATVLALLAHARQKGRDLKVTNVPQGLEALARVSGVSSLI; encoded by the coding sequence GTGATCCAGTCGGCGTCGTATCAGCTGGCCGACGCACCGGAGGCCCTCGCGGTCTCCGGTGCGTTGACGTTCGCGACGGCGGCGTCGGCGCTGGAGGCGGGCCGCGCGGCGCTCGAGCGCGGCAACCAGTCGACGCTGGACCTGTCCGGCGTGACCCAGGCCGATAGCGCAGGCCTGGCCACGGTGTTGGCGTTGTTGGCGCACGCGCGCCAGAAAGGCCGCGACCTGAAGGTCACCAACGTCCCCCAAGGCCTCGAAGCCCTGGCCCGCGTCTCGGGCGTCAGCTCGCTGATCTAA